The stretch of DNA GCACTTGTTGGCCAGTGGCTTCTAAAGGCTTACAGCGGTCAATCTGATGAAATTTTCATGGGGGATGTAATCGTATAGACCACTAGCATTGAACCGCCTTACTGGGCGTTTTAGCAGGGGGGTCCTTTAGGGGTGGTTAGCAATAACTTTTTGAGAATGGTGATTCTCATAAGTTGACAGAACGTCTATAGCTATGTCGCCTAGGCAACAGGTGCAGCGACAGGGTAGATTGGGTGGGAAGTGTTCCAGGGAGGCCCGCGCCATGTTCACCCGGCAGCAGATCGAAAAATTTTTGTTCTTGGATATCGAAACCGCACCAGCCAAGGCGGAATTTGCCGAACTGGATGAAGAAATGCAGTTGTTTTGGGAGAAGAAAGCCAGGCAGTATTACAAAGTGGGGCCACAGGCGGAATTTGATGTTGCGAGCGCCTATGTGGAAAAAGCGGCATTCTTTTCCGAATTCAACCGGGTCGTGTGCGTGGCGTTCGGGTATATTCGCTGGGTGGACGACCAACCGCTAGCCCATCTCCAATCTTTCTGCGAATTCGATGAAAAAGATGTTTTACTGAAAACCCAGCAATTGCTCAGCCAGCCGCGCACCCAGGATTACACCCTATGCGGGCATAATATCAAGGAATTTGATTGCCCAGTACTGGCCCGCCGGATGTTGATCCATGGCATCCTTCCCCTTCCTAGACAACTCAATAACTACGGCAAAAAACCCTGGGAAATCCCCCACGTGGATACGATGGAGTTGTGGAGGTTTGGCGAAATGAAAAATCATACGAGCTTGGCGCTTTTGGCGCGTTTATTCAACATCCCAAGCCCCAAGGCTGATATGGATGGCAGCCAGATGTTTCAACTGTACTGGCGGGAGAGAAACTTGCCAAAAATTAAGGAGTATTGTGAAGGGGATGTGCGGGCGACGATGAACCTGGTTCTGCGCCTATCGGGCATGCCACTCCTCAGAGCGGGCGTTCACCCTAGATTGCTATAGCTAAAATCACAAAACTTGACATAAGCTACGGATAGTTTCATTGACCAAAGATTGCAGATTCTCGATTGCACTCACCTGTAGCTTACGCACCTTTTGCTTAATCCGATACCACACCTGTTCGCTTGGATTCAAATCGGGTGAATAACTCACACCCAGCCGCTTCCATCACTTGCCTAACCGCCGCCTGTCCATCACTATCTTTTTGCCAGAACCAATCGCTGGTAATAACCACTCCGTCAACCAAGCTAAAGCTCCCTATCCAGGTTAATGGCTCGATGAATCTCCCGAGATAATCACCACCCATCATATCCCACCCGCCTTCTTGCCATAATTACCCCAGCCATACTCATAAACTGCTCGCTGGTCAATGCCGGATTGGTCTATGTAAACGACTTCTTCCGACTTCACATCCTTCATTTTCTCGAGATATGCTTGCCGCTCTTGCTCGTCTTTTAAGCGCCCTACGAATCGTCATACTAGCTGCTATTTCCTTCTGGGTCAGACTGGAATTTGCTTCGACAAACTTGCGAAATTTATGACTATGCCCCTTTTGGTAAGCAATCACCGGTTTTAGACCATTGTTTGAGCCAACGTTGTAACGTGCGATATCTCACTTCGACGAGTGTTGCACTCCCCAAGACCGCTTCAATAGCTTTCTGACCTAAGTCTGTGTTGTAAGGCATAGACATCACTCCGTAACCTATCAGCCTTATTCTACGTCAGACTAAATGTTTTTAGCTATAGAAGTGTAGAGACGGCAAAAAAGTTACGGAAGAGGGTACCGCTTATTTGGCGAATCGGAAGGTAATTCCGCAATCTCAACACCCAGCCAGTGGCAAAGGGAGTGGTAGGACGTCCTTGATTGGGCACTTCAACAACACACTTCGACAGCGAGTGAGTCGCTTGACTCGGAGAACTCTGTCTTTTTCTAAAAACCTAGAAAATCACA from Gloeomargarita sp. SKYB120 encodes:
- a CDS encoding transposase, yielding MKDVKSEEVVYIDQSGIDQRAVYEYGWGNYGKKAGGI
- a CDS encoding ribonuclease H-like domain-containing protein, producing MFTRQQIEKFLFLDIETAPAKAEFAELDEEMQLFWEKKARQYYKVGPQAEFDVASAYVEKAAFFSEFNRVVCVAFGYIRWVDDQPLAHLQSFCEFDEKDVLLKTQQLLSQPRTQDYTLCGHNIKEFDCPVLARRMLIHGILPLPRQLNNYGKKPWEIPHVDTMELWRFGEMKNHTSLALLARLFNIPSPKADMDGSQMFQLYWRERNLPKIKEYCEGDVRATMNLVLRLSGMPLLRAGVHPRLL